From the genome of Ananas comosus cultivar F153 linkage group 18, ASM154086v1, whole genome shotgun sequence, one region includes:
- the LOC109723676 gene encoding peroxisomal nicotinamide adenine dinucleotide carrier — translation MSDALINGLAGAAGGIIAQLLTYPLQTVNTRQQTERDPSKSSSRDGTIRQMFLVVKHEGWERLYGGLMPSLVGTAASQGVYYYFYQTFRNRAESAALDRWKRGIGDGSVGMLESLVVAALSGCVNVLLTNPIWVVVTRMQTHRKTNKTLPTHGLPISLDDAIQHAIIEHAPFKASHVVQELYDEAGLLGFWKGVIPTLIMVSNPAMQFMLYETLLKKLKKKHATNSKGADGISALEIFILGAVAKLGATVVTYPLLVVKSRLQIKQRAGDDNRHHYKGTLDAITKMIRYEGLSGLYKGMSTKIVQSVFAAAVLFMVKEELVKAARLLVTGDLSLVNRSKLKRS, via the exons ATGTCGGATGCTTTGATCAACGGGTTGGCGGGCGCCGCCGGGGGAATCATCGCTCAACTCCTCACCTACCCCCTTCAAACC gTCAACACTCGTCAACAGACGGAGCGCGATCCATCCAAGTCCAGCTCCAGAGATGGAACCATTCGCCAGATGTTCCTG GTGGTGAAACATGAGGGTTGGGAGCGGCTGTACGGCGGACTAATGCCGTCGCTGGTCGGCACGGCGGCGTCCCAG GGTGTATATTATTACTTCTACCAAACATTCCGGAACAGGGCAGAATCTGCTGCTCTCGATCGTTGGAAGAGAGGAATAGGTGATGGATCTGTGGGAATGCTCGAATCACTTGTTGTTGCCGCACTTTCTGG ATGTGTGAATGTGCTGCTAACAAATCCCATCTGGGTAGTAGTTACACGCATGCAG ACACACAGAAAGACAAACAAAACACTACCTACTCATGGTTTGCCAATCTCTCTGGATGACGCTATCCAACATGCTATTATTGAGCATGCTCCTTTCAAAGCGAGTCATGTG GTTCAGGAACTTTATGATGAAGCCGGACTATTAGGCTTTTGGAAGGGTGTAATTCCAACCCTTATAATG GTTAGCAACCCTGCCATGCAATTTATGTTGTATGAGACCCTCTTGAAGAAGTTGAAAAAGAAACATGCCACAAACTCGAAGGGTGCAGATGGAATTAGTGCTCTGGAG ATTTTTATTCTTGGAGCTGTTGCAAAACTTGGTGCTACTGTTGTTACATATCCCCTCCTAGTGGTCAAG TCAAGGCTTCAGATAAAACAGAGAGCTGGCGATGATAATAGGCATCACTACAAAG GTACATTGGATGCGATCACAAAGATGATCCGCTACGAAGGCCTTTCGGGTCTTTATAAAGGAATGAGTACGAAGATCGTGCAAAGCGTCTTTGCTGCTGCAGTCCTATTCATGGTGAAGGAGGAGCTGGTCAAGGCAGCTCGCTTGCTGGTCACTGGGGACCTCAGCCTTGTAAATCGCTCAAAGCTAAAACGATCATAG
- the LOC109723679 gene encoding reticulon-like protein B12, translating to MGSSIRPSERPKSLHELLGGGVVADVMLWRRRNVPIKILLGSLAAWWVFEVSGYTVLSLLSNVLLLLISILFVWAKAAWILNRPPPPMPVMRISEEVINEVALHMHSIVNMVLSIFHNIALGKDTELFYGVAVYLWLISIIGSLTDFPTLCYISLVTVLSVPALYEKYEDCIDKYLDLAYTELLMYERVYERVCFQWYNKAKRLIMEITKES from the exons ATGGGTTCCTCCATTAGACCGTCGGAGAGGCCAAAATCCCTGCACGAGCTACTCGGAGGAGGAGTCG TGGCAGATGTGATGCTGTGGAGGAGACGGAATGTCCCAATTAAGATATTGCTGGGCTCCCTGGCTGCTTGGTGGGTCTTTGAAGTATCCGGATACACGGTCCTGTCCCTTCTTTCTAATGTGCTGCTGCTCTTGATTTCTATTCTCTTTGTGTGGGCAAAGGCAGCTTGGATTCTCAACAG ACCCCCTCCACCAATGCCAGTGATGCGCATCTCAGAAGAAGTGATCAATGAAGTAGCCCTCCATATGCATTCAATTGTGAATATGGTTCTTTCAATCTTTCATAACATTGCACTTGGAAAGGACACAGAGCTTTTCTATGGAGTTGCTGTATACTTATGGCTGATATCCATCATTGGTAGTTTAACCGACTTTCCTACTTTGTGCTACATAA GCCTTGTAACTGTTCTTTCAGTCCCTGCATTGTATGAGAAGTATGAAGATTGCATTGACAAGTACCTTGATTTGGCCTACACCGAGTTGCTGATGTACGAGAGAGTCTATGAGAGAGTGTGTTTTCAGTGGTACAACAAGGCCAAGAGATTGATTATGGAGATAACGAAAGAAAGCTGA
- the LOC109723680 gene encoding LIM domain-containing protein WLIM2b-like produces MAFSGTTQKCKACEKTVYLMDQLNADGVVFHRSCFKCTHCKNTLQLSNYSSLEGVLYCKPHFEQLFKETGSYNKNFQSPAKPVEKVTLELTRSPSKAASMFSGTQEKCATCGKTAYPLETVTVEGQSYHKSCFKCSHGGCPISPSNYAALEGILYCKHHFSQLFKEKGSYNHLLKSASIKRAAATNPVADS; encoded by the exons ATGGCGTTCAGCGGGACGACGCAGAAGTGCAAGGCGTGCGAGAAGACGGTGTACCTCATGGATCAGCTCAACGCCGACGGGGTCGTCTTTCACAGGTCCTGCTTCAAGTGCACCCACTGCAAGAACACCCTCCAG TTGAGTAATTACTCTTCTCTTGAGGGAGTTTTGTATTGCAAACCTCACTTTGAGCAGCTCTTCAAGGAGACGGGGAGCTACAATAAGAACTTCCAATCGC CCGCTAAGCCAGTCGAGAAGGTAACTCTGGAGCTG ACTAGGTCTCCCAGCAAGGCTGCAAGCATGTTTTCAGGAACACAAGAGAAATGTGCCACTTGCGGCAAAACAGCATACCCTCTTGAGACG GTGACAGTTGAGGGGCAATCTTATCACAAGTCGTGTTTCAAATGCTCCCATGGAGGCTGCCCCATCTCTCCTTCTAATTATGCAGCTTTGGAAGGTATCCTCTATTGCAAGCACCATTTCTCCCAGCTCTTCAAGGAGAAGGGAAGCTACAACCATCTTCTTAAGTCCGCATCCATCAAGAGAGCAGCAGCTACTAATCCTGTAGCTGATTCCTGA
- the LOC109723677 gene encoding 50S ribosomal protein L4, chloroplastic, protein MPISAASPSLCLSSSSSSSSSLWWCSSSSLFLLASPLRTQRKSPLPSSRPCKGAALRVVRSELATLPVLSFSGEKVGEAALELRSAPPDTARAVVHRALVTDRQNRRRGTASTLTRAEVRGGGRKPYPQKKTGRARLGSQRTPLRPGGGVVFGPKPRDWSIKINRKEKRLAISTALASAAAAADALVVEDFEDQFAGGPKTKDFVAAMRRWGLDPKQKAAFLVTDVSDNVRLSSRNIGTLKMLTPRTLNLFDILDAHKLVFTRSALDYLNSMYGEDAADADLGDEEYDDDDDNEEELLLLEGRDQVDAGDGSS, encoded by the exons ATGCCGATCTCAGCGGCATCTCCTTCCCTCTgcttgtcgtcgtcgtcgtcgtcgtcgtcgtcattgtGGTggtgctcctcctcctccctcttcctcctcgccTCTCCCCTCCGCACCCAGCGCAAATCCCCTCTGCCCTCCTCCCGGCCCTGCAAGGGAGCCGCGCTCCGTGTCGTCCGCTCGGAGCTCGCGACCCTCCCGGTGCTCTCCTTCTCGGGAGAGAAGGTGGGCGAGGCGGCGCTCGAGCTGCGGTCGGCGCCCCCCGACACCGCCCGCGCCGTCGTCCACCGGGCCCTCGTCACCGACCGCCAGAACAGGCGGCGCGGCACGGCCTCCACCCTGACCCGCGCCGAGGTGCGCGGCGGCGGCAGGAAGCCCTACCCCCAGAAGAAGACGGGGCGCGCCCGCCTCGGCTCCCAGCGCACCCCGCTCCGGcccggcggcggcgtcgtcttCGGCCCCAAGCCCCGCGACTGGTCCATCAAGATCAACCGCAAGGAGAAGCGCCTCGCCATCTCCACCGCCCTcgccagcgccgccgccgccgccgacgccctcGTCGTGGAGGACTTCGAGGACCAGTTCGCCGGCGGCCCCAAGACCAAGGACTTCGTCGCCGCCATGCGCCGATGGGGGCTCGACCCCAAGCAGAAGGCCGCGTTCCTCGTGACCGACGTGTCCGACAACGTCCGCCTGAGCAGCAGGAACATCGGCACCCTCAAGATGCTCACCCCCAGGACGCTCAACCTCTTCGACATCCTCGACGCCCACAAGTTGGTCTTCACCAGGTCCGCCCTTGACTATCTCAACTCCATGTATGGGGAAGATGCAGCCGATGCCGATCTAGGAGACGAAGagtacgacgacgacgacgacaacgaagaagagctcctcctcctcgaag GAAGAGATCAAGTTGATGCAGGAGATGGAAGTTCCTAG
- the LOC109723825 gene encoding sulfoquinovosyl transferase SQD2-like yields MTIDEIIDDLEEAPPLLEDAEGSSGPRRIALFVEPSPFAYISGYKNRFQNFIKHLREMGDEVMVVTTHEGVPQEFHGAKLIGSRSFPCPMYHNVPLSLALSPRIISEVAKFKPDIIHASSPGIMVFGALAIAKLLSVPLVMSYHTHVPAYIPRYTFSWLVEPMWQVISKQHPPLIFSNISFIASDGEPEKLLIIHVGRFGLEKNLDFLKRVMDKLPGVRIAFVGDGPYRPELEKMFTGLPAVFTGMLQGEELSEAYASGDVFVMPSESETLGQVVLESMSSGVPVVAARAGGIPDIIPEDNEGKTSFLFRPGDLDDCTDKIERLLSSKEFRVEMGKAAREEMEKYDWRAASKKIRNELYNAAIWYWRKNKQELPNPLQWLARMFLPPQEANHN; encoded by the exons ATGACGATCGACGAGATTATTGACGATCTGGAAGAGGCGCCCCCGCTCCTCGAAGATGCAGAGGGCAGCTCCGGTCCTCGCCGCATTGCTCTCTTCGTTGAGCCATCTCCTTTCGc CTATATTTCTGGATATAAGAACCGGTTTCAAAATTTCATCAAACATTTGCGCGAAATGGGAGATGAG GTCATGGTCGTGACGACCCATGAGGGAGTGCCTCAAGAATTTCATGGTGCAAAACTGATTGGTTCGCGCAG CTTTCCTTGCCCGATGTATCACAATGTTCCACTCTCATTGGCGCTTAGTCCTAGAATTATTTCAGAGGTGGCGAAGTTTAAGCCCGACATCATTCACGCATCTTCACCTGGAATTATG GTATTTGGGGCTCTTGCAATTGCTAAATTGCTCTCTGTCCCATTAGTGATGTCGTATCACACTCATGTTCCAGC ATACATTCCTAGATACACTTTCAGTTGGTTGGTAGAGCCCATGTGGCAGGTCATCAGTAAGCAACACCCCCCC ctaatattttctaatatttcCTTTATTGCTAGCGATGGTGAACCAGAAAAACTGCTGATAATTCATGTTGGACGCTTCGGACTTGAAAAGAACTTGGATTTCCTTAAAAG GGTTATGGATAAGCTGCCGGGAGTAAGAATTGCCTTTGTAGGAGATGGACCATATAG GCCCGAACTGGAGAAGATGTTCACAGGTTTGCCTGCAGTATTCACAGGGATGCTTCAAGGTGAGGAGCTCTCAGAGGCATATGCTAGCGGGGATGTATTCGTGATGCCTTCTGAATCTGAGACCCTCGGCCAGGTTGTGTTGGAATCCATGTCTTCTGGTGTTCCTGTTGTTGCAGCTCGTGCAGGTGGAATACCCGATATAATACCGGAAGACAATGAGGGCAAAACAAGCTTCCTATTTAGGCCTGGAGACCTTGATGACTGCACGGACAAGATTGAACGGCTCTTATCGTCAAAAGAATTCAGAGTAGAAATGGGAAAGGCTGCGAGGGAGGAGATGGAAAAGTACGACTGGAGGGCTGCCTCTAAAAAAATACGCAATGAGCTCTACAATGCTGCCATCTGGTACTGGCGTAAGAACAAGCAAGAGCTGCCCAACCCGCTTCAGTGGTTGGCCCGGATGTTCTTACCCCCGCAAGAAGCTAACCACAATTGA
- the LOC109723670 gene encoding coronatine-insensitive protein homolog 2-like, protein MDRRNLTRAASSLGISDVALSLVMGYVDDPRDRAAASLVCRKWCGVDGATRKRVTVAFCYSATPDRLRRRFPCLESLKIKAKPRAAMFDLIPDDWGGYAAPWIADIARSFECLTALHLRRMVVTDADLALLVRGRGPLLLSFKLDRCSGFSTDALALVARSCRRLRTFFLEDSSIAEKGSEWLRELALNNAVLESLNFYLTELSSSPQDLVLLARNCRSLASLKIGECDVSDLVEFFRIATALQEFCGGVFDAPAGSADRYKNFRFPTSLRSLGLIYMGTNEVHTVLPCAGALSKLDLQYTFLSTEDHCQLIQRCPNLEILEVRDVIGDRGLEVVSRTCKRLRRLRVERGDDEQGGLEDEQGRVSHQGLTAISRGCPELQYLAIHVSDITNAALESVGTCSRNLSDFRLVLLDREENITELPLDNGVRAMLSGCFKLRRFALYLRPGGLSDVGLGYIGEYSANIRYMLLGKVGESDLGLEMFSRGCPNLQKLELRGCCFSERALALAVIELSALKYLWVHGYSASPDGRELMAMARPFWNIEFIPPIIVSNAADDRGAGAENRAQILAYRSLAGKRMDCPESVIHLHPT, encoded by the exons ATGGATCGGCGAAACCTAACGCGAGCAGCAAGCAGCTTGGGGATATCGGATGTGGCGCTGAGCCTGGTGATGGGGTACGTGGACGACCCCCGGGACCGAGCGGCCGCCTCGTTGGTGTGCCGCAAGTGGTGCGGCGTCGACGGCGCCACCAGGAAGCGCGTGACCGTCGCCTTCTGCTACTCCGCCACCCCCGACCGCCTCCGCCGGCGATTCCCCTGCCTCGAGTCCCTCAAGATCAAGGCCAAGCCCCGCGCCGCCATGTTCGACCTCATCCCCGACGACTGGGGGGGCTACGCCGCGCCCTGGATCGCCGACATCGCCCGCTCCTTCGAATGCCTCACCGCCCTCCACCTGCGCCGCATGGTCGTCACCGATGCTGATCTCGCCCTCCTCGTCCGGGGGAGGGGTCCCTTGCTCCTCTCGTTCAAGCTCGATAGGTGCTCCGGCTTCTCCACCgatgccctcgccctcgtcgcccGATCTTGCAG GCGCCTTAGGACCTTCTTCTTAGAAGACAGCTCGATTGCCGAGAAGGGTTCTGAATGGCTCCGGGAGCTCGCTCTCAACAATGCCGTCCTCGAgtctctaaatttttatttgaccGAGCTCAGTAGCTCGCCACAAGACCTCGTCCTACTCGCTAGAAACTGCCGATCCTTGGCGTCTTTGAAGATCGGCGAATGTGATGTTTCTGATCTGGTGGAGTTTTTCCGTATAGCCACGGCACTGCAAGAGTTTTGTGGGGGAGTATTTGATGCCCCTGCAGGCTCAGCTGATAGGTACAAGAACTTCCGTTTTCCAACTTCGCTGCGCTCCCTGGGTCTGATCTACATGGGAACGAATGAGGTGCACACCGTACTTCCATGTGCCGGCGCACTCAGCAAGTTAGATCTTCAGTACACGTTCCTCAGCACCGAGGATCATTGCCAGCTGATTCAACGATGCCCCAATCTAGAAATTCTAGAG GTCAGGGACGTGATCGGGGACAGAGGGCTAGAAGTCGTCTCCCGCACCTGCAAGAGATTGCGAAGACTCAGAGTAGAAAGAGGGGATGATGAGCAAGGAGGACTCGAGGATGAACAGGGCAGGGTTTCACATCAAGGGTTGACGGCAATATCTCGGGGCTGCCCTGAGCTGCAATACCTAGCAATACATGTCTCTGACATCACCAATGCGGCTCTCGAATCGGTCGGCACTTGCAGCAGAAATCTCTCTGATTTCCGACTTGTCTTGCTTGACAGAGAAGAGAATATTACAGAATTGCCCCTTGACAACGGAGTCCGCGCCATGTTGAGTGGCTGCTTTAAGCTGAGGAGGTTCGCACTTTACCTCAGACCCGGAGGGCTTTCGGATGTCGGTCTTGGTTATATTGGGGAGTACAGTGCTAACATCCGGTATATGTTGCTGGGTAAAGTTGGGGAGTCTGATCTCGGGCTAGAAATGTTTTCAAGGGGTTGCCCTAACTTGCAGAAGCTGGAACTGAGGGGCTGCTGCTTTAGCGAGCGTGCTTTGGCTCTCGCGGTAATAGAGCTTTCAGCATTGAAATATTTATGGGTTCATGGATACAGCGCATCTCCAGACGGCAGGGAACTTATGGCCATGGCACGACCATTCTGGAACATTGAGTTTATTCCTCCTATAATTGTTAGTAATGCGGCTGACGATAGGGGAGCCGGTGCAGAGAATCGGGCTCAGATACTTGCGTACCGTTCCCTTGCTGGTAAGAGGATGGATTGCCCAGAATCTGTAATTCATTTGCATCCAACCTGA
- the LOC109723682 gene encoding uncharacterized protein LOC109723682, which translates to MSWRPDRSDAHLTPEEEERREAEARDYFEGIAPKRHSKPSRSDYSSVYADSLPPSRRDDSIPEHHKFQHLEANSGQKLVCEGSEVVEEYVQTEYYDDLNCVDKQHHTTGTGFIKMEKSNGSSFQITPDTDASDGHVSCRGNPATNEWIPSADTVVPTSHKPYRSDV; encoded by the exons ATGTCGTGGAGGCCGGATCGGAGCGACGCGCACCTGAccccggaggaggaggagaggagagaggcgGAGGCGCGCGACTACTTCGAGGGGATCGCGCCCAAGCGCCACTCCAAGCCGTCCCGCAGCGACTACTCCTCCGTCTACGCCGACTCCCTTCCTCCCTCCCGCCGCGACGACTCCATCCCCGAGCACCACAAGTTCCAACACCTCGAGGCCAACTCCGGCCAG AAGTTGGTTTGCGAAGGTAGTGAGGTGGTAGAGGAATACGTGCAGACAGAGTACTACGATGATCTCAACTGCGTCGACAAGCAGCACCACAct ACTGGTACAGGCTTCATCAAGATGGAGAAATCCAATGGCAGCTCCTTCCAAATTACGCCTGACACTGATGCATCCGACGGCCATGTTTCCTGCAGGGGCAATCCGGCAACAAATGAGTGGATACCATCTGCTGATACG GTGGTTCCAACGTCGCACAAACCTTACAGGAGTGATGTGTGA